In the genome of Armatimonadota bacterium, one region contains:
- a CDS encoding glycoside hydrolase produces MSKNFTKIYNFHGKKYSTCIDEDFITIHQHGKGRDMTNQQPCCTVLSNGTWMVCWTQASYEAAKDESVVGAVSYDYGKTWSNPFYIEEAKDERTASWGMLFLVPHTQRVYCFYWWNENAYWLRDAGTIYFRFTEDEGKTWSDRYRIQLPRHEKNGLDIPGEEQHGWNTGFPILTPDGAMLLGFTKISPPSMVCEKPGHHYGDPDLWHTEVFFLRCTNILTEDDPSKLEFIVTPEGDSGLWAPHNDEPERRFCQEPYMAVLPSGRIIATMRTRTGHPYYSISEDYGITWRKAEPFRIRPAGEKLKHPCGPCPITTTRDGRVLFFYRNDNTPVLGWTDRPCYWTNRDPFYISVGREMPKFAQRFCSEEDNACIYFDAPKIILSGVEANPSEHPNIAKNYPRRHAQYPHFFQCADRFFVVYSNHKIDIRLKEIPIEMFAGYGLPIT; encoded by the coding sequence ATGAGCAAAAACTTTACGAAAATTTACAACTTTCATGGCAAAAAATACAGCACTTGCATTGACGAGGATTTCATCACAATACATCAGCATGGAAAAGGCAGGGATATGACTAACCAACAGCCATGCTGTACGGTCCTAAGTAACGGCACTTGGATGGTTTGCTGGACACAAGCGAGCTACGAGGCTGCAAAGGATGAAAGTGTCGTCGGCGCAGTTAGCTATGATTATGGTAAAACATGGAGCAATCCATTTTACATCGAAGAAGCAAAGGATGAACGAACAGCCTCATGGGGAATGCTTTTTTTGGTCCCCCATACCCAACGTGTTTACTGCTTTTACTGGTGGAATGAGAATGCATATTGGCTTAGGGATGCGGGCACAATATATTTTAGGTTCACTGAAGACGAAGGAAAAACATGGAGCGACCGATACCGAATTCAGTTACCTCGCCATGAGAAAAACGGCCTTGACATTCCTGGCGAAGAACAGCACGGTTGGAATACTGGTTTTCCCATTCTTACCCCTGATGGCGCAATGCTGCTCGGTTTTACAAAGATATCGCCGCCGAGTATGGTTTGTGAAAAGCCTGGCCACCATTATGGAGACCCCGATCTTTGGCATACCGAAGTCTTCTTTCTTAGATGTACAAATATCCTAACAGAGGACGACCCTTCCAAACTTGAGTTTATTGTAACTCCTGAAGGTGATTCTGGGCTTTGGGCACCACATAATGATGAGCCAGAACGACGCTTCTGCCAGGAGCCCTATATGGCCGTGTTACCAAGTGGAAGAATAATTGCCACTATGCGCACGCGAACCGGCCATCCTTATTATTCAATAAGCGAAGATTATGGAATTACTTGGCGAAAAGCTGAGCCTTTTCGAATTCGCCCAGCAGGCGAAAAACTCAAACATCCATGCGGACCTTGCCCTATTACAACAACAAGGGATGGACGCGTGCTTTTTTTCTACCGAAATGACAACACTCCGGTCCTAGGCTGGACAGATCGCCCGTGCTATTGGACAAATAGAGACCCATTCTATATTTCTGTTGGACGCGAGATGCCTAAATTTGCCCAACGATTTTGCTCCGAAGAAGACAACGCATGCATCTACTTCGATGCGCCGAAAATCATTCTTTCGGGCGTAGAAGCAAATCCTAGCGAACATCCCAATATCGCAAAAAATTACCCAAGACGTCATGCCCAATATCCACATTTCTTTCAATGCGCAGACCGCTTCTTCGTTGTATATTCAAATCACAAAATTGACATACGATTGAAAGAAATTCCAATAGAAATGTTTGCAGGTTACGGCTTGCCGATAACTTAG
- a CDS encoding exo-alpha-sialidase: MKEEWKRTNPDLVVYLPKGIDGPDHTNQHFNVVATPSGTFLATWTSGTREAAPDQRVVFSRSTDRGKTWSEPEVLDGAKPNDPPGTGMASWQFPIICPGVLPGGSTRIWCFYNKNIGIDDARAADTGVCRGRYSDDDGITWCEKTYDIPIEPNAISHPDPKVPPTWIVYQTPTVTPEGAVLAGFTRWASNAVDPNVGMFERASEVCFLRFENILTEADPDKLVVTTWPKTPHGLSAPNPFRPGINTAQEPTNPSLSDGRLICVMRTLLGRIYFALSEDDGRTWDEPRPLLYEPGGQPLLNPMAPCPLYKLKDGRFLLVYFNNDGSGHGGSGPTDSRNVRNPAWITIGREIPGEKKQPIRFGKPKVFASTDWTPISGTDTGTQVATYTSLVEDKGERILFYPDRKHFLLAKYLTDEWLADCDPDVVGVGP, translated from the coding sequence ATGAAAGAAGAATGGAAGCGCACTAATCCTGACTTAGTGGTATATCTTCCTAAAGGAATAGATGGACCAGACCATACGAATCAGCATTTTAATGTCGTTGCAACACCCAGCGGCACATTTCTCGCCACCTGGACAAGTGGAACACGCGAAGCCGCTCCTGACCAACGAGTGGTTTTTAGCCGTTCAACAGACAGAGGCAAGACATGGTCGGAACCTGAAGTCCTGGACGGCGCAAAACCCAATGACCCGCCTGGTACAGGAATGGCAAGCTGGCAGTTTCCAATAATCTGCCCTGGCGTTCTGCCTGGAGGTAGCACACGAATTTGGTGTTTCTACAACAAAAACATCGGTATTGATGATGCACGTGCGGCTGACACAGGTGTGTGTAGGGGCAGATATTCTGATGACGACGGAATAACTTGGTGTGAGAAGACGTATGACATACCAATTGAGCCGAATGCTATCAGCCATCCTGACCCAAAAGTTCCACCAACATGGATTGTTTATCAAACGCCAACCGTAACACCTGAGGGCGCAGTTCTAGCAGGTTTTACTAGGTGGGCAAGCAACGCAGTTGACCCAAACGTCGGCATGTTTGAACGAGCATCTGAAGTATGTTTCCTTCGCTTTGAGAATATTTTGACCGAAGCTGATCCTGACAAACTTGTAGTTACAACATGGCCTAAAACACCCCATGGACTTTCAGCACCAAATCCTTTCCGACCCGGCATTAATACTGCTCAGGAACCCACAAATCCATCTCTCTCAGATGGCAGGCTAATCTGCGTTATGCGAACGTTGCTTGGGAGGATTTACTTCGCACTGTCTGAAGACGATGGCCGCACATGGGATGAACCGCGTCCACTTCTTTACGAACCTGGCGGACAACCGTTATTAAATCCAATGGCTCCTTGTCCACTATACAAGCTCAAGGACGGACGATTCCTACTCGTCTACTTCAACAACGATGGCAGTGGACACGGAGGCAGTGGGCCAACAGACAGCAGGAACGTCAGAAACCCAGCTTGGATTACGATTGGAAGAGAAATACCTGGTGAAAAGAAACAACCAATCAGATTCGGCAAACCCAAGGTATTTGCATCTACAGATTGGACGCCTATCTCAGGTACAGATACGGGAACACAAGTTGCGACATATACTAGCTTAGTAGAAGACAAAGGTGAACGCATTCTTTTTTACCCAGACAGGAAGCATTTTTTGCTAGCAAAATATTTAACCGACGAATGGCTTGCGGATTGCGACCCAGACGTTGTGGGCGTTGGGCCATAG
- a CDS encoding sulfatase-like hydrolase/transferase → MNARAKPNVLFLIADQHNRRIAGFAGNKTACTPNLDRLAAESIYFSNAYCQVPLCTPSRISMWTGRVPHKCGAWTNYSPIFQEYLTMPEHFEKHGYITCGIGKMHVGGTRPMNGFQYRPYGDLIPNRFCCHQPDPLWTAKDQQWTQHSIGHFPFAGESEIPESLLQENIVTRETLTFILDHNQKNPNQPWFVCASYSRPHHPLTAPPRFFRKYWPDAPELHPLPKDFPEQIHPHDKFIVDDYQLTKFSEKERRKGLSAYYASVEFVDSCIGELLNSLERKNLLENTVIIYVSDHGDLMSEHGLWWKRSYYDGSASVPLLIRIPPTLKETKDPSKMESQKITEIVELLDLFPTLCDLCGIPKPENLDGESLLSFNKQKRLKSTARSELIARKETTFRMIRTPEWKYVEFPEFPPVLFNMIEDPEENYNLALEPKYSAIVNELHAWLWKDEQSWERLYAKKQADRERAIREGCTVHDCCPNQYSLPNGEIVQAEEMLYKQFL, encoded by the coding sequence ATGAACGCTAGAGCAAAACCAAATGTACTTTTTCTAATTGCTGACCAGCACAACCGGCGTATTGCTGGGTTTGCTGGAAATAAAACAGCTTGCACACCTAACCTCGACCGCCTTGCCGCTGAGTCAATTTACTTTTCGAATGCATACTGTCAGGTGCCGCTTTGCACCCCTTCGCGTATTAGCATGTGGACTGGTCGAGTACCTCACAAATGTGGTGCTTGGACGAACTACTCGCCGATATTCCAAGAATACCTAACAATGCCGGAGCACTTTGAAAAACATGGCTATATAACTTGCGGTATTGGGAAAATGCACGTTGGCGGCACCCGGCCGATGAACGGTTTCCAATACCGACCTTACGGCGATTTGATTCCCAACCGGTTTTGCTGTCATCAACCTGACCCACTTTGGACTGCAAAAGACCAGCAATGGACTCAGCACAGCATTGGCCATTTCCCCTTTGCAGGGGAGTCCGAAATTCCCGAAAGTTTACTGCAAGAAAATATTGTTACAAGGGAAACCCTGACCTTTATTCTCGACCACAATCAAAAAAATCCCAATCAACCGTGGTTTGTATGCGCTTCTTATTCGCGTCCCCATCATCCCCTAACAGCACCCCCCCGTTTCTTTAGAAAGTACTGGCCGGATGCACCTGAGCTTCATCCATTACCAAAAGACTTTCCAGAGCAAATCCACCCGCACGACAAGTTTATTGTAGATGATTATCAACTCACCAAGTTTTCTGAAAAAGAGCGTCGAAAGGGGCTATCAGCATATTATGCATCTGTCGAGTTTGTTGATTCTTGCATAGGCGAATTGCTCAACAGTCTCGAAAGAAAAAACCTGCTTGAAAACACTGTCATTATCTATGTTTCAGACCATGGAGACTTGATGTCAGAACATGGCCTTTGGTGGAAGCGAAGTTACTACGATGGATCGGCATCAGTACCGCTTTTAATCCGCATTCCGCCAACTCTGAAAGAAACAAAAGACCCTAGCAAAATGGAATCGCAAAAGATAACTGAAATCGTAGAATTGCTTGACCTTTTCCCCACCCTTTGCGATCTATGCGGCATTCCGAAGCCGGAAAATCTCGATGGGGAAAGTCTTTTGTCGTTCAATAAACAAAAAAGATTAAAATCAACCGCAAGGAGCGAGCTTATTGCAAGAAAAGAAACCACTTTCCGAATGATTCGAACGCCGGAGTGGAAATACGTGGAGTTCCCTGAATTCCCACCAGTTTTGTTTAATATGATTGAGGACCCCGAGGAGAATTACAATCTCGCACTAGAACCAAAATATTCGGCAATAGTAAATGAACTTCATGCCTGGTTATGGAAAGACGAACAATCTTGGGAAAGACTCTATGCCAAAAAGCAAGCTGACCGCGAGCGTGCCATAAGAGAAGGCTGCACAGTTCACGATTGCTGCCCAAATCAATACTCGCTTCCAAACGGTGAGATTGTTCAGGCAGAAGAAATGCTCTACAAACAATTTTTATAG
- a CDS encoding Gfo/Idh/MocA family oxidoreductase → MDYSRRSFLRWSGMALAGAALTPSMVLTDSEEVGGKRMEKSSKKVRIGVVGGGFGAAFHWHLHPNCIVEAVSDLREDRRKHLQNVYKCDKAYNSLEELVKDRNVDAVAVFTGAPDHVKHCVTCMKAGKHVISAVPACMSLEEAEELLETQQKTGLTYMMAETSYYHPVAISARKFYMEGKFGDIYYTEAEYHHAGMEYTLWKDAEGKPTWRWGFPPMLYPTHCTSFLVGTTGERLVEVTCIGWGDGDPIMDGNPYNNKFWNETALFKTDKGHAFRVSINWRGAFGGCERAQWYGSKMSLFEPHPNGVGAVIRRATNKYVKDSAGYDVGLAEFERYEPPNWAELLLPEPLRVGGGHEGAEPFLTHEFVDALINERTPAIDIYEALAYTVPGIIAHKSALEGGKHMKVRVYKPKA, encoded by the coding sequence ATGGATTACTCGAGAAGAAGTTTTTTACGTTGGAGCGGTATGGCTTTAGCAGGGGCCGCATTAACGCCAAGCATGGTATTGACAGATTCGGAAGAGGTTGGAGGGAAAAGAATGGAAAAGTCGTCAAAGAAAGTCAGAATTGGGGTCGTTGGCGGTGGATTCGGTGCTGCATTTCATTGGCATTTGCATCCAAACTGTATTGTCGAAGCAGTAAGTGATTTGAGGGAAGATAGGCGTAAGCACCTCCAAAACGTTTATAAGTGCGATAAGGCTTACAATTCATTGGAGGAGCTTGTTAAGGATAGGAATGTCGATGCTGTGGCCGTGTTTACAGGTGCACCGGACCATGTAAAACACTGTGTAACTTGCATGAAAGCTGGTAAGCATGTTATTTCGGCAGTTCCTGCGTGTATGTCTTTAGAGGAGGCTGAGGAATTGTTGGAAACTCAGCAGAAGACTGGTCTTACTTACATGATGGCTGAGACTAGTTATTACCACCCTGTGGCAATATCGGCACGGAAGTTTTATATGGAAGGCAAGTTTGGCGACATTTATTACACCGAGGCGGAATATCATCATGCTGGGATGGAATATACGCTATGGAAAGACGCGGAGGGAAAACCTACTTGGCGGTGGGGTTTTCCTCCAATGCTATATCCTACCCACTGTACGTCTTTTCTTGTGGGTACCACTGGCGAACGGTTGGTCGAAGTGACTTGTATTGGATGGGGCGATGGCGATCCAATTATGGATGGTAATCCATATAACAACAAGTTTTGGAATGAAACTGCGCTATTTAAAACTGACAAAGGGCATGCTTTCAGAGTCTCAATCAACTGGCGGGGTGCGTTTGGTGGATGCGAACGTGCGCAGTGGTATGGAAGCAAAATGAGTTTATTCGAGCCGCATCCGAATGGAGTGGGGGCGGTAATACGGAGAGCAACGAATAAATATGTAAAGGACAGCGCAGGATACGATGTTGGTCTAGCGGAATTCGAAAGATATGAGCCGCCTAATTGGGCTGAATTGCTCCTCCCGGAACCTTTGCGTGTTGGCGGTGGGCATGAGGGTGCCGAGCCTTTTTTGACCCATGAGTTTGTAGATGCTCTTATTAATGAGCGCACCCCAGCCATTGATATATACGAAGCACTTGCGTATACAGTACCGGGGATAATTGCGCATAAATCTGCCCTAGAAGGTGGAAAGCATATGAAAGTGCGCGTGTATAAACCTAAAGCCTAG
- a CDS encoding glycoside hydrolase family 55 protein, whose product MRMLLIVSTLILMAVQLLAQENGNMEGILNAKQYGAKADGVTDDTAVVQKALDEAAKSGGVVYLPPGKYLIKGSLNIPPGVSLKGCGKAPRYNNPLTGTVILATGGRDDENGPALFELHASTSVSGLTVYYPEQKVTDIHPYAWTFHLQGEDNTIENVTLINSYNGIRVGPEPNVRHRIRSVYGCVLRRGIFVDACTDIGRIENVQFHGHWWWAKEVGGDIEIVNKYMINNCEAFIFGRTDWEYVTNTFVFPVKIGYHFIKTPSGTCNGQFCGIGADWAQRCVVVEDIQFMGLLITNGQFVAFAGDNPIEVEIAPTCNGSVRLVNCAFWGPSIQNVVSHNQGFTSLSDCYFSTPHSSPNPVVEADNGRLQIRGCSFQAGNKPSIALRKGLKNAIVTENNGEHGVVIINEIGDKAIIANNEPPEQPQ is encoded by the coding sequence ATGCGTATGTTGCTTATCGTTTCTACGCTCATATTAATGGCAGTGCAGCTTCTCGCCCAGGAGAATGGAAACATGGAAGGAATTTTAAATGCAAAACAGTACGGTGCAAAGGCCGACGGTGTTACCGATGATACAGCTGTCGTCCAAAAAGCGCTTGATGAAGCCGCAAAATCCGGAGGGGTGGTTTACCTTCCACCAGGGAAATATCTCATCAAGGGAAGCCTAAACATCCCACCAGGAGTCTCGCTTAAAGGCTGCGGCAAAGCACCGAGATACAATAATCCCCTTACAGGAACTGTAATTCTAGCAACCGGGGGCCGAGATGACGAAAATGGTCCTGCTCTCTTCGAACTCCACGCATCAACTTCCGTAAGTGGCCTTACCGTTTATTACCCCGAACAGAAAGTAACAGACATACATCCATACGCATGGACTTTTCATCTTCAAGGCGAAGACAACACCATTGAAAATGTTACTCTCATAAATAGCTATAATGGCATTCGTGTTGGTCCAGAGCCAAATGTTCGCCATCGCATCCGAAGCGTCTATGGTTGTGTCCTTCGTCGAGGGATATTTGTTGATGCCTGCACAGACATTGGCCGAATAGAAAACGTCCAGTTTCACGGACATTGGTGGTGGGCAAAAGAGGTTGGCGGCGACATTGAAATAGTAAACAAGTATATGATAAACAACTGTGAAGCATTCATATTCGGCCGAACCGATTGGGAATACGTAACTAACACCTTTGTCTTCCCTGTAAAGATTGGCTACCATTTTATAAAAACACCTAGCGGCACATGCAATGGCCAATTTTGTGGAATTGGCGCAGATTGGGCTCAAAGATGCGTTGTTGTAGAAGACATCCAATTCATGGGCCTCCTAATCACTAATGGTCAATTTGTTGCCTTTGCAGGTGACAACCCAATCGAAGTGGAAATTGCGCCCACATGCAATGGCTCCGTTCGCCTAGTAAACTGTGCATTCTGGGGGCCTTCAATCCAGAATGTCGTCTCTCATAATCAAGGCTTTACATCTCTCTCTGACTGCTACTTCAGCACTCCCCATAGTTCGCCAAATCCGGTCGTGGAGGCAGATAATGGACGCCTGCAAATACGAGGATGCAGTTTCCAAGCAGGAAACAAGCCAAGCATTGCCCTCCGAAAAGGTTTAAAGAATGCCATCGTTACGGAAAACAATGGAGAACACGGGGTAGTCATAATCAACGAAATTGGCGACAAAGCAATTATTGCCAATAATGAACCACCCGAACAGCCACAATAA
- a CDS encoding sulfatase-like hydrolase/transferase, which produces MSKRAPNILLITSDQQHYDTLGVTNPRIRTPNLNRLAYEGTRFTRAYCPNPVCTPTRASIITGVYPSQHGAWTIGVKLPEDVPTVGDILQKNGYATGLIGKAHFQPLASKPGSESLECQPILRDLEFWRKFHGPWYGFQHVEVARNHADESHVGQHYAIWMEEKGLKNWQDYFWKWPENAPKRKHHWDLPEKYHYSVWTAERSIAFMEKCIKEDKPFFLWSSFQDPHPPYLVPEPWASMYDPEDMVPGKLTPGEHDRNPPHFRKTQEPKPDFSMYRETFGAHGFHSHLIDEQELKKDIAIYYGMISLMDREIGRIFDSLDRLGIADNTIVVFTTDHGHFLGQHGLRAKGPFHYEDMIRIPMIVWWPRHVPQNAVNSSLQSLVDFAPTFLAIAGIEIPGFMTGVNQLECWFGGKPAREHVVVENRHEPTLVHLRTYVDERYKITVYRNHDYGELFDLQEDPGEIYNSWDDPAYLSLKAELLRKFMDATLKCEPTRMPRIAGA; this is translated from the coding sequence ATGAGCAAAAGAGCGCCCAATATTCTCCTTATTACAAGCGATCAACAGCACTATGATACTCTTGGGGTAACGAATCCACGCATCAGAACGCCAAATTTGAATAGGTTAGCATACGAAGGGACGAGATTTACAAGGGCTTACTGCCCAAACCCTGTGTGCACTCCTACACGGGCGAGCATCATCACCGGGGTATATCCTTCGCAGCATGGTGCATGGACAATCGGAGTCAAGCTGCCTGAAGATGTGCCGACAGTGGGTGATATTCTTCAAAAGAATGGGTACGCTACGGGGTTAATTGGCAAGGCACATTTTCAGCCGTTAGCCTCAAAGCCGGGAAGTGAGTCGTTGGAATGTCAACCTATTCTTCGTGATTTAGAATTTTGGAGGAAATTCCATGGACCATGGTATGGCTTTCAACATGTAGAAGTAGCCAGAAATCATGCTGATGAATCGCACGTTGGCCAACATTATGCTATCTGGATGGAGGAAAAAGGTCTGAAAAACTGGCAAGACTACTTTTGGAAGTGGCCGGAGAATGCGCCGAAACGAAAGCACCACTGGGACCTTCCCGAAAAGTACCACTACAGCGTCTGGACTGCTGAGCGATCAATTGCATTCATGGAGAAATGTATAAAAGAAGACAAACCGTTTTTCCTATGGAGTAGTTTCCAAGATCCCCATCCACCATATCTCGTTCCAGAGCCTTGGGCATCGATGTATGACCCCGAGGATATGGTGCCTGGCAAATTAACTCCTGGCGAACATGATAGAAATCCTCCGCACTTTCGCAAAACTCAGGAACCTAAGCCAGACTTCTCAATGTATCGTGAAACGTTTGGTGCTCACGGCTTTCATTCTCATCTTATCGATGAGCAGGAACTGAAGAAAGACATCGCCATATACTACGGTATGATTAGCCTAATGGACCGCGAAATCGGCAGAATATTTGATTCGCTCGATCGACTTGGAATTGCCGATAATACAATCGTTGTGTTCACAACTGACCACGGCCATTTTCTGGGTCAACATGGGCTTCGTGCGAAGGGCCCATTCCATTATGAAGATATGATTCGCATCCCAATGATTGTTTGGTGGCCGCGTCATGTGCCACAAAATGCAGTCAATTCTTCACTCCAGAGTCTCGTTGATTTTGCGCCGACATTTCTTGCTATTGCAGGCATTGAAATACCCGGATTTATGACGGGCGTGAATCAGCTGGAATGCTGGTTTGGTGGTAAACCAGCTAGGGAGCATGTTGTTGTGGAGAATCGCCACGAGCCAACGCTTGTTCATTTAAGAACCTACGTAGATGAAAGGTATAAGATTACCGTATATCGGAATCATGATTATGGCGAGCTGTTCGATTTGCAGGAGGACCCAGGTGAAATTTACAACAGTTGGGATGACCCCGCCTATCTCAGCTTGAAGGCTGAACTTCTCAGGAAGTTTATGGATGCTACTCTTAAGTGCGAGCCGACACGTATGCCTAGAATTGCTGGAGCATAA
- a CDS encoding Gfo/Idh/MocA family oxidoreductase, protein MNEIRNLKVLVVGFGSIGRRHTRILSELGIEDLRVCDPLPEMLAKARDEFSIKKVYSDYEKSLADKPDAVVICSPTALHIPQAFEAIEANADVLTEKPLSVTLEGIDELEKLAKEKQHIVMVAHCFRFHEGLLRAKQWVEEGRIGRLISIRALVGEYIPEVMPNYKNMYISKYSGVYELMHDIDLALWYASQRPVRVFGIDGNFSDVEMKSPDMVEMLIEFEDRCVASVHLDFFERARHRQIELLGTEGTIFVEFARWDKCVLSLFEAKAGKWHIEELETNRDDMFRAEDRIFLEAVLNRSSIPVDIREGRKVVEVMLAAQESAKTKTSVLLKST, encoded by the coding sequence ATGAACGAAATTAGAAACCTAAAAGTTTTAGTTGTGGGTTTTGGCTCAATCGGACGGCGACACACAAGAATACTGAGCGAACTAGGCATTGAAGACCTTAGGGTCTGCGATCCATTGCCTGAAATGCTCGCAAAGGCAAGAGATGAATTTAGCATTAAAAAAGTATACTCCGACTATGAAAAAAGCTTAGCGGACAAACCTGATGCTGTCGTTATTTGCTCGCCTACCGCACTTCACATCCCACAAGCCTTCGAAGCCATCGAAGCTAATGCTGATGTACTTACGGAGAAACCCCTTTCAGTTACTTTGGAAGGTATAGATGAACTTGAAAAGCTTGCAAAAGAAAAACAACACATCGTCATGGTTGCACACTGCTTCCGTTTCCACGAAGGACTGCTTCGCGCAAAGCAGTGGGTAGAAGAAGGACGTATTGGACGTTTGATCTCCATTAGAGCACTTGTCGGAGAATACATCCCTGAAGTAATGCCTAATTACAAAAACATGTACATTTCAAAATATAGTGGCGTCTATGAACTTATGCACGACATCGATCTTGCATTATGGTATGCTAGCCAGCGTCCTGTTCGAGTCTTTGGCATAGATGGCAACTTTAGCGATGTCGAGATGAAGTCACCGGATATGGTAGAAATGCTTATAGAATTTGAAGATCGCTGCGTTGCTAGTGTCCATCTAGATTTTTTTGAAAGAGCACGCCACCGCCAAATCGAATTGTTAGGAACCGAAGGTACAATATTTGTAGAGTTTGCACGATGGGATAAATGCGTTCTTTCACTTTTTGAAGCCAAGGCAGGCAAGTGGCACATTGAAGAATTAGAGACTAACAGGGATGATATGTTTCGAGCGGAAGACAGAATATTTTTGGAAGCTGTGTTAAACCGCTCATCCATACCCGTTGATATTAGAGAAGGCCGCAAAGTAGTTGAAGTTATGCTTGCAGCCCAGGAATCTGCAAAAACAAAGACGTCAGTATTACTAAAATCTACCTAA
- a CDS encoding SDR family oxidoreductase, which produces MEKFPTVQELFDLSGKVAFVTGGARNLGFDMALALAEAGADVCITSRKLEDAKASAIKIHEATGRRVLPIQLDVRLEDQVIRAVDEALAEFGKIDILVNNAGNVVATPESAKLENRTLEDWYYTLDVNLTGTFLCCKHVVRKTMMPRKTGVIINIGSIAGMIGKDRRQYQGTNMGGWTADYCAAKGGVINMTRDLACYLAPYNIRVNCISPGGFWRNQPESFVKAFSESIPMGRMGQDGKDLKGAVVFFASEASSYCTGQNLAIDGGLTAW; this is translated from the coding sequence ATGGAAAAATTCCCTACCGTTCAGGAATTATTTGACCTGTCAGGCAAAGTTGCTTTCGTAACCGGCGGGGCACGCAATTTAGGATTCGACATGGCTCTAGCTCTTGCGGAAGCCGGTGCGGATGTTTGCATTACATCGCGGAAACTCGAAGATGCAAAAGCCTCGGCAATCAAGATTCATGAAGCAACAGGAAGGCGCGTGCTCCCAATTCAACTAGATGTCAGACTTGAAGACCAGGTAATACGTGCAGTCGATGAAGCCCTGGCAGAGTTTGGGAAAATAGACATTCTAGTCAACAACGCTGGAAATGTCGTCGCTACTCCTGAAAGTGCTAAACTTGAAAACCGAACACTTGAAGATTGGTATTACACCTTAGATGTCAACCTAACGGGCACCTTCCTTTGTTGCAAACACGTCGTTCGAAAAACCATGATGCCTCGGAAAACAGGTGTAATCATCAATATTGGCTCAATAGCTGGAATGATTGGCAAAGACCGGCGACAATACCAAGGGACTAATATGGGTGGCTGGACGGCAGATTATTGCGCCGCCAAGGGTGGAGTCATAAATATGACTCGCGACCTAGCTTGCTACCTAGCACCTTACAATATTAGAGTCAACTGTATCAGCCCAGGTGGTTTTTGGCGAAATCAACCCGAATCTTTCGTCAAAGCATTCAGCGAAAGTATTCCAATGGGCAGGATGGGACAGGACGGAAAAGATTTAAAAGGCGCTGTTGTCTTCTTTGCATCCGAAGCTTCAAGCTACTGCACAGGCCAAAACTTGGCAATTGATGGCGGCTTGACGGCTTGGTAG